The Pseudophryne corroboree isolate aPseCor3 chromosome 2, aPseCor3.hap2, whole genome shotgun sequence genome has a segment encoding these proteins:
- the FSTL1 gene encoding follistatin-related protein 1: MLLRTVSLLLALALSCSQALEDAKSKSKVCANVFCGAGRECAVTEKGDPTCLCIEQCKPHKRPVCGSNGKTYLNHCELHRDACLTGSKIQVEYDGHCKEKTADTPAANPVVCYQSDRDELRRRVIQWLEAETVPDGWFSKGNNYSEILEKYFKSYDDGDSRLDSSEFLKFLEQNQTAINITTYVDQETNKILKGLCVEALIELSDENADWKLNYNEFLKCLNPSFNPPEKKCALEDETYEDGAETQVQCNRCVCACGNWVCTAMSCDGKDGHPEEDMSRYVDELRKHQVLDVIVN; encoded by the exons GAAGATGCGAAGAGCAAGTCCAAAGTGTGCGCCAACGTGTTCTGTGGCGCTGGCAGAGAATGTGCGGTGACGGAGAAGGGCGACCCCACCTGTCTGTGCATTGAG CAATGTAAGCCTCACAAGAGACCTGTGTGTGGCAGTAATGGGAAGACCTACCTTAACCACTGCGAGCTGCACCGTGACGCCTGTCTGACCGGGTCTAAAATACAAGTGGAGTACGACGGACACTGCAAAG AGAAGACAGCAGACACCCCAGCCGCCAACCCAG TCGTCTGTTACCAGTCTGATCGCGATGAGCTGCGCAGACGCGTCATCCAGTGGCTGGAGGCTGAGACTGTCCCAGACGGCTGGTTCTCCAAGGGTAACAACTACAGCGAGATCCTGGAGAAATACTTCAAG AGCTACGACGACGGCGACTCTCGCCTGGACTCCTCCGAATTCCTCAAATTCCTGGAACAGAACCAGACGGCCATTAACATCACCACCTACGTGGACCAGGAGACCAACAAGATCTTAAA GGGTCTGTGCGTGGAGGCTCTCATTGAACTATCGGACGAAAACGCCGACTGGAAGCTGAACTACAACGAGTTCCTGAAATGCCTGAACCCCAGCTTCAACCCCCCAGAAAAGA AGTGCGCCCTGGAGGATGAGACCTACGAGGACGGAGCAGAGACACAGGTTCAGTGTAACCGTTGCGTGTGCGCCTGCGGAAACTGGGTCTGCACCGCCATGTCCTGCGACG GGAAAGATGGACACCCCGAGGAAGATATGAGCAGATACGTGGATGAGTTGAGGAAGCATCAG GTTTTGGATGTTATTGTAAATTAG